In the genome of Cryptomeria japonica chromosome 8, Sugi_1.0, whole genome shotgun sequence, one region contains:
- the LOC131056028 gene encoding uncharacterized protein LOC131056028 yields MVEALGRSITKARIERIIKGIKITGNLDALTHQQFANDTMLLGTVDEAEALAFNNILNLYARMSGQEINYGKSEIFFFNTPRGIETEISRMLGIPKGKLPCKYLRIEIDKGKNKKLIWKKTIEKISQRLNTWKNKWLSAVGRVTLIKVVLLAIPIYQMSCL; encoded by the coding sequence ATGGTTGAGGCTCTCGGGAGATCCATAACTAAGGCTAGAATTGAGCGGATTATCAAAGGCATCAAGATAACAGGAAATTTAGATGCCCTTACACATCAACAATTTGCTAATGATACGATGTTATTAGGAACAGTTGATGAGGCAGAAGCTCTGGCCTTCAATAATATCCTAAACTTATACGCCAGGATGTCAGGGCAAGAGATTAACTACGGAAAATCAGAGATTTTCTTCTTTAACACTCCCCGTGGGATTGAAACTGAGATTAGCAGGATGTTAGGAATCCCAAAAGGGAAGCTACCCTGCAAATATCTAAGGATCGAAATCGATAAGGGTAAGAATAAGAAATTGATATGGAAGAAGACTATTGAGAAGATAAGTCAAAGACTGaatacatggaaaaacaaatggttATCAGCAGTAGGCAGAGTTACGTTAATTAAAGTAGTCTTATTGGCCATTCCAATCTACCAAATGTCTTGCCTATAG